A stretch of Deltaproteobacteria bacterium DNA encodes these proteins:
- a CDS encoding TOBE domain-containing protein, translating to IFLDEPFAALDPPTRQSITDDMERIIRETGIAALLVTHDESEALRLSDRIMVMQNGKIVQTGLPAEVMDRPVNRFVAKFVGMESIIPGTVLTNTEGTVIITIHGGTIEALGEKGPGEKVFCGIRPENVVIDRSPPDNPMNSTNVFSARIAGIATIGPFLKVHLDCGFPLVSYVTRGAFARLKLTIGEKIFASFKPTDVHLISQKN from the coding sequence ATCTTCCTGGATGAGCCCTTCGCCGCCCTCGATCCGCCGACCAGGCAATCCATAACCGACGATATGGAAAGGATCATCCGTGAAACCGGGATTGCCGCCCTGCTGGTAACCCACGACGAGTCCGAAGCCCTGCGGTTGTCTGACCGGATTATGGTCATGCAGAACGGGAAGATCGTCCAGACCGGTCTTCCGGCTGAGGTGATGGACCGCCCGGTAAACCGGTTTGTGGCTAAATTCGTAGGCATGGAGAGCATCATACCGGGTACGGTCCTGACCAACACGGAGGGAACGGTCATCATCACCATTCACGGGGGGACCATAGAGGCCCTCGGAGAAAAGGGGCCGGGTGAAAAGGTCTTCTGTGGCATCCGGCCGGAAAACGTGGTGATCGACAGGTCTCCTCCGGATAACCCGATGAATTCCACCAATGTTTTTTCGGCCAGGATCGCCGGTATCGCCACGATCGGTCCCTTTCTGAAAGTCCATCTGGACTGCGGATTCCCTTTGGTTTCTTATGTGACCAGGGGGGCCTTCGCCAGGCTTAAACTCACCATAGGAGAAAAAATCTTCGCCTCTTTCAAGCCCACTGACGTCCATCTCATTTCCCAGAAAAATTAA
- a CDS encoding FAD-binding protein has product MYNPVTPTVIEELKKIVGPDHVLIDGERIEPYSHDKVVGLKADPEVAVKVRSGEQISKIFRLAQRERIPVTPRGAGFGLSGGAVPVQGGIVLSVEKMNRILEIDQKNLMITVEPGVITGDIHRAVEAEGLFYPPDPASLDSCSIGGNIAEDAGGPRAVKYGVTRGYVCGLEAVLPSGEIIQLGGKLVKNVTGYNLVQLIVGSEGTLAVVTKIILRLMPLPKVQIDLLVPFDDFQAAADTVTDIIAHRIVPTTIEFMEQDSLKAVERLLKKEFPFNDAAAQLLIQLDGNHQEAVESDVESVGELCLHHGARDVLVAKDRPTRQRLWEARRMIIEALNFESPVNHMEDVVVPRSQIPPLLKGIKKIASDYSLRIINFGHAGDGNVHVNVLKDQTPEERWADLVPTVSEKIYRLTLALGGTITGEHGIGCTRRRFLPLALDDSQIALMRGIKAVFDPNHILNPGKIFP; this is encoded by the coding sequence ATGTACAACCCAGTCACCCCGACAGTTATTGAAGAACTTAAAAAAATCGTCGGACCGGATCATGTACTAATCGACGGGGAGCGGATCGAACCCTATAGCCATGATAAAGTCGTAGGCCTTAAGGCCGATCCGGAAGTGGCTGTCAAGGTCCGTTCCGGCGAGCAAATCAGTAAAATATTTCGACTGGCTCAGCGGGAGCGAATCCCGGTAACGCCAAGGGGTGCCGGCTTCGGTTTAAGCGGAGGCGCCGTACCTGTCCAGGGCGGAATCGTGCTTTCTGTAGAAAAGATGAACCGCATTTTGGAAATAGACCAAAAAAATTTAATGATCACCGTCGAGCCCGGAGTGATTACCGGTGATATTCACCGGGCCGTTGAAGCAGAAGGGCTTTTCTATCCGCCGGACCCGGCAAGCCTGGATTCCTGTTCCATTGGCGGAAACATCGCCGAAGACGCCGGCGGCCCGAGGGCCGTCAAATACGGGGTCACCAGGGGCTATGTTTGCGGACTGGAAGCCGTCCTTCCATCAGGGGAGATCATTCAGTTGGGAGGCAAGCTGGTAAAAAACGTCACCGGTTATAACCTGGTGCAACTGATCGTTGGTTCCGAGGGTACTCTGGCCGTTGTGACCAAAATTATCCTCCGGCTCATGCCCCTGCCCAAAGTTCAGATCGATCTGCTGGTGCCTTTTGATGACTTTCAGGCGGCAGCCGACACCGTGACCGATATCATTGCCCACCGGATCGTTCCCACCACCATTGAATTCATGGAGCAGGACAGCCTGAAAGCGGTAGAACGGCTGCTTAAAAAGGAATTTCCCTTTAATGATGCGGCGGCCCAACTCCTGATCCAGCTTGACGGCAACCATCAGGAGGCCGTTGAATCCGATGTGGAATCGGTCGGAGAACTTTGTCTGCACCATGGCGCCCGGGATGTTCTGGTGGCTAAGGACCGTCCGACCCGCCAGAGGTTATGGGAAGCCCGGCGAATGATCATTGAAGCCCTCAATTTTGAGAGCCCCGTTAACCATATGGAAGATGTGGTGGTACCCCGCTCTCAGATTCCTCCTCTTCTAAAAGGGATTAAAAAAATCGCTTCCGATTATTCTCTCCGGATCATCAATTTTGGACACGCCGGGGACGGAAATGTCCATGTCAATGTACTGAAAGACCAAACACCGGAGGAACGGTGGGCCGATCTCGTTCCGACGGTCTCAGAAAAGATATATCGTCTGACCCTGGCATTGGGCGGTACCATTACAGGGGAGCACGGCATAGGCTGTACGCGCCGGCGATTCCTGCCCCTGGCCCTGGACGACTCCCAGATTGCGCTGATGCGAGGGATAAAGGCCGTCTTTGACCCCAACCACATCTTAAATCCCGGCAAAATCTTTCCATAG
- a CDS encoding type II toxin-antitoxin system PemK/MazF family toxin, whose product MNIKRYEIYFADLNPTIGSEIRKVRPVVIISQDEMNNYLETVVVCPLTSKLHPQWRTRLQIKCANKNAEIAVDQIRTISKQRLQNKIDKLSDIKAIQLRKLITDMYGE is encoded by the coding sequence TTGAATATTAAAAGGTACGAAATATATTTTGCTGATCTCAACCCCACCATTGGAAGCGAAATAAGAAAAGTGCGTCCCGTCGTCATAATTAGCCAAGACGAAATGAATAACTACTTGGAAACTGTTGTTGTTTGTCCATTAACTTCAAAATTGCACCCGCAATGGAGGACTCGACTCCAGATTAAATGCGCGAATAAAAATGCTGAAATTGCCGTTGACCAAATCCGCACCATTAGCAAGCAAAGATTACAAAATAAAATTGATAAGTTGTCCGATATCAAAGCCATTCAATTACGAAAGCTCATAACTGACATGTACGGTGAATAA
- a CDS encoding AbrB/MazE/SpoVT family DNA-binding domain-containing protein, producing MENQIRTRDVKLVPIGNSKGVRIPKALLQKYGLKNSLLIEETDRGLLLRNKEENRLSWEDTYKAMADEKERWDDFDTTLLDGLEDEDFEY from the coding sequence ATGGAAAATCAAATACGAACAAGAGATGTTAAGCTGGTCCCTATTGGAAATTCCAAAGGAGTTCGAATACCCAAGGCGCTCCTTCAAAAATATGGCCTAAAAAATTCCCTTTTGATAGAAGAAACAGACAGGGGACTGCTTCTCCGGAATAAAGAAGAAAACAGGCTTTCTTGGGAAGATACGTATAAAGCCATGGCTGATGAAAAAGAACGTTGGGACGATTTTGACACAACACTCCTTGACGGTCTGGAGGATGAGGACTTTGAATATTAA
- the polX gene encoding DNA polymerase/3'-5' exonuclease PolX, translating to MKNQQIANLFNEMAELLELKGENVFRIRAYRRAAQNIDGLPKDVALLSREELESIPGIGKDLAGKIHEYLITGKVVRHEELKKEIPSGVLELLQVPGLGPKTAKMLFEAKGIKGIDELENLTRSGKLAGLPGIQKKTEENILKGIELIKRGMDRRPLGRVLPLAEDIIRRVKESAPVDRIQVAGSIRRRKETVNDIDILITSKKPEKVMEFFVKLPQVSRVLMHGPTKSSVITDEGIQVDLRVVEEDAYGAALQYFTGSKQHNIKLREMAVRVGLKINEYGVFREPGEERIGGEKEEDVYKALNLPLIPAELREDQGEVEAAQEGRLPDLVAIEDIKGDLHVHTKWSDGSHDLDTIVQGARKKGYQYIAITDHTKGLGVAHGLDEKRLAEEIKAIDEANRKLRGFKILKGTEVDIRSDGSLDLSDEALSGLDIVVASIHSGFRQSEEQITGRILSAIRNPCVSIIAHPTGRLIGERDAYALDMEAVFKEAARYGVAMEINAYPLRLDLNDLHLRMAKDYGVSVVISTDTHLISQFDFMTYGVSVARRGWVEKKDVLNTLEYDALIRRLKTCKAGKAKRGR from the coding sequence ATGAAAAACCAGCAGATCGCCAACCTGTTCAACGAAATGGCCGAGCTTTTGGAGCTCAAGGGAGAAAATGTCTTCCGGATCCGGGCCTACCGCCGGGCGGCCCAGAATATCGACGGTCTTCCGAAGGATGTGGCGCTCCTCTCCCGGGAGGAACTGGAGTCCATACCCGGCATCGGCAAGGATCTGGCCGGCAAGATCCACGAGTATTTAATCACCGGGAAGGTTGTCCGGCATGAGGAGTTGAAAAAAGAAATCCCTTCGGGGGTCCTGGAACTGCTTCAGGTCCCCGGCCTGGGTCCGAAGACCGCCAAGATGCTTTTCGAAGCAAAGGGGATTAAGGGTATCGATGAACTGGAAAACCTGACCCGGAGCGGAAAACTGGCCGGTCTGCCGGGTATCCAAAAAAAAACCGAAGAAAATATCTTAAAAGGCATTGAACTGATCAAGCGCGGGATGGACCGGCGGCCCCTGGGCCGGGTCCTGCCTCTGGCAGAGGACATCATCAGACGGGTGAAGGAGAGTGCACCGGTCGACCGGATCCAGGTGGCCGGGAGCATCCGACGGCGGAAAGAAACGGTCAATGACATCGATATCCTGATCACTTCGAAAAAGCCTGAGAAGGTCATGGAATTCTTTGTGAAACTCCCGCAGGTCAGTCGGGTCCTGATGCACGGACCGACCAAATCATCGGTCATCACCGACGAGGGAATCCAGGTGGATCTGCGGGTGGTGGAAGAGGATGCTTATGGCGCCGCCCTCCAATATTTCACCGGGAGCAAACAGCATAATATCAAGCTCCGGGAAATGGCCGTGCGGGTCGGACTGAAGATCAATGAGTACGGGGTATTCCGGGAACCGGGGGAAGAACGGATCGGCGGGGAAAAGGAAGAAGACGTTTACAAGGCCCTTAACCTGCCGCTGATTCCCGCCGAACTTCGGGAAGACCAGGGAGAAGTCGAAGCGGCCCAGGAGGGGAGGCTTCCCGACCTGGTGGCTATTGAAGACATCAAAGGCGACCTTCATGTTCATACTAAATGGTCCGATGGGAGCCATGATCTCGATACCATCGTCCAGGGGGCTCGAAAAAAAGGCTACCAGTACATCGCCATCACGGACCATACCAAAGGGCTCGGCGTGGCCCACGGCCTGGATGAAAAAAGACTGGCCGAGGAAATCAAGGCCATCGATGAAGCCAACAGGAAGCTTAGGGGCTTCAAAATATTAAAGGGAACGGAGGTGGATATCCGGTCGGACGGCAGCCTTGATTTGTCTGATGAGGCCCTCTCCGGACTCGACATCGTCGTGGCCTCCATCCACTCGGGCTTCCGGCAATCGGAGGAGCAGATTACCGGCCGAATCCTTTCGGCCATCCGGAACCCCTGCGTCAGTATCATCGCCCACCCCACGGGCCGGCTGATCGGGGAGCGCGACGCTTATGCCCTCGACATGGAGGCGGTGTTTAAGGAAGCGGCCCGGTACGGTGTGGCCATGGAGATCAACGCCTATCCCCTCCGTCTCGATTTGAATGACCTGCACCTCAGGATGGCCAAGGATTATGGGGTATCCGTGGTCATCAGCACCGATACCCATTTGATCAGCCAGTTTGACTTCATGACCTACGGGGTGTCCGTGGCCCGCCGGGGATGGGTGGAAAAAAAGGATGTTCTGAATACCCTGGAGTATGACGCCCTTATCAGGAGACTCAAAACGTGTAAGGCCGGGAAAGCTAAGCGCGGCCGATGA
- a CDS encoding 2-dehydropantoate 2-reductase, with amino-acid sequence MKASSSYRPKRFAVIGAGPVGAIVAAFLTRGGYAVTLCDVVPGLLGPALDPGIIIEGADTLQIKVARTTTRIDDLVNDPPDVIIVTVKATALPLIASALEGFVAEGRYVVSWQNGIDTELVLAQNLGPKSVMRGVVNYGCVPLGPAHVRIAFHHRPHFLQELDPRSREAAQGICEVFTECGLDTEHTDQIKNMVWRKAVLNACMNPICAVTRKTMVETIVDPILFNLVDALIKEGVAVARANEFALGSDFYPYCINYIKTAGNHKPSMLQDIEAGRRTEIDYINGKIVEYGVQAGLATPYNTMIRGLVKALEPQ; translated from the coding sequence ATGAAAGCCAGCAGCAGTTATCGTCCAAAAAGATTTGCCGTCATTGGCGCCGGCCCTGTGGGGGCCATCGTCGCCGCCTTCCTCACCAGGGGCGGGTATGCGGTAACCTTATGCGACGTGGTGCCGGGTCTGCTCGGACCGGCTTTAGATCCGGGCATCATCATCGAAGGGGCCGATACCCTGCAAATCAAGGTGGCCAGGACCACAACCCGCATTGATGACCTGGTCAATGATCCCCCCGATGTGATTATCGTTACCGTCAAGGCTACGGCCCTGCCTCTGATCGCCTCGGCCCTCGAGGGCTTTGTCGCCGAGGGACGTTATGTGGTGAGCTGGCAAAACGGCATCGATACCGAACTGGTTCTGGCCCAAAATTTAGGTCCTAAATCGGTTATGCGGGGCGTGGTCAATTACGGCTGTGTCCCCTTAGGACCGGCCCATGTCCGGATTGCCTTTCATCATCGCCCCCATTTTCTCCAGGAGCTCGACCCCCGGTCCAGGGAGGCCGCCCAGGGGATCTGTGAGGTCTTTACGGAGTGCGGACTGGACACCGAGCATACCGACCAGATTAAAAATATGGTCTGGCGCAAGGCCGTCCTCAATGCCTGCATGAACCCCATCTGTGCCGTAACCCGCAAGACTATGGTCGAGACCATCGTCGACCCCATCCTCTTCAACCTGGTCGATGCCCTGATCAAAGAAGGGGTGGCTGTGGCCCGGGCCAATGAATTTGCCCTGGGGTCGGATTTCTACCCCTACTGCATTAATTATATCAAGACCGCCGGCAACCACAAGCCCTCTATGCTGCAGGACATCGAGGCCGGCCGCCGGACGGAAATCGATTACATTAACGGCAAGATCGTGGAGTACGGGGTGCAGGCCGGCCTGGCCACCCCCTACAACACCATGATCCGCGGCTTGGTCAAGGCCCTTGAACCCCAATGA
- a CDS encoding amino acid-binding protein, whose product MKLKQLSIFLENAPGRLYEATQALASAGLNLRTLSICDTSDFGVLRIVVSDLSTARRVIMEKHFPARVDDVIVAEIEDTPGSLAKVLYLFKEAQVNVEYMYSLAGTGTASGKAVLVFRFSDNDRAIEILQGNGIKLLDAATLGILENGS is encoded by the coding sequence ATGAAATTGAAGCAATTATCCATTTTCCTGGAAAACGCCCCCGGCCGTTTGTATGAAGCCACCCAGGCATTGGCCTCGGCCGGTCTCAATTTGAGAACCCTGAGCATTTGTGACACCTCGGACTTCGGAGTGCTGCGGATTGTTGTCTCCGACCTTTCCACGGCTCGCAGGGTGATCATGGAGAAACATTTTCCGGCCCGTGTCGATGACGTCATCGTTGCCGAGATAGAAGATACCCCCGGCAGTCTGGCCAAGGTACTCTATCTCTTTAAGGAAGCCCAGGTGAATGTGGAATACATGTATTCTTTGGCCGGAACCGGAACCGCATCCGGAAAGGCAGTCCTGGTCTTCCGCTTCAGTGATAATGACCGGGCCATCGAGATATTGCAAGGCAACGGCATCAAACTCCTGGATGCCGCGACCCTGGGTATTCTCGAAAATGGCAGTTGA
- a CDS encoding SDR family oxidoreductase, whose product MMGRLDGKVTVITGGTSGIGEATAEVFAAEGARVIIAGRSEAKGAAIADRLGKNVIYQRTDVINDGEIKALIDQTVDRFGRLDCLFNNAGGPSRGTLESITSEDFVYSMNLLLGSVVFGIKYATPVMKAQGSGCIINTSSVAAIRVGQGQYLYSAAKAAVTNLTRLAGVELGPFGIRVNCISPGAIATPIFWGGSEVANALDPEVNERKMEKLKKNLAKATPLRTAGLAHDIATAALFLASEEGRFVNCHDLVVDGGRTALFNEAS is encoded by the coding sequence ATAATGGGAAGATTAGATGGAAAAGTAACGGTCATTACCGGCGGAACCAGCGGTATTGGAGAGGCGACGGCCGAGGTCTTTGCCGCTGAGGGCGCCAGGGTCATTATCGCCGGAAGGTCAGAGGCCAAAGGGGCCGCCATCGCCGACCGTTTGGGTAAGAACGTCATTTATCAACGGACTGATGTCATCAACGATGGAGAAATAAAAGCCTTGATCGATCAAACCGTCGATCGTTTCGGGCGTTTGGACTGTTTGTTCAATAACGCCGGCGGACCCAGCCGGGGCACCCTGGAGAGCATAACCTCGGAGGATTTTGTTTATAGCATGAATTTGTTGTTAGGGAGCGTCGTCTTCGGAATCAAGTACGCCACGCCGGTGATGAAAGCCCAGGGTTCGGGATGCATCATCAACACCTCCAGCGTCGCCGCCATCAGGGTGGGTCAGGGCCAATATCTTTACAGTGCGGCTAAGGCGGCCGTAACCAACCTCACCAGGCTGGCCGGAGTCGAGCTCGGCCCCTTTGGCATTCGGGTGAACTGTATCTCCCCGGGGGCCATTGCCACACCGATCTTTTGGGGCGGGTCTGAAGTGGCCAATGCCCTCGACCCGGAGGTCAATGAACGGAAGATGGAAAAACTGAAAAAAAACCTGGCCAAGGCCACCCCTTTGAGGACGGCCGGTCTGGCTCATGACATCGCCACAGCGGCCCTTTTTTTAGCCAGCGAAGAGGGCCGATTCGTCAACTGTCACGACCTGGTGGTAGACGGCGGGAGGACCGCACTTTTTAACGAAGCCTCCTGA
- a CDS encoding thiolase family protein, which produces MASVAVLGIGIIPFGKHPEQTVVEMAVQSAYLAVKDAGIRPGQVEAGFFANVLAGRLFGDGTIGQNIFWEIGINKIPVVNVENACTSGSTAFYLAYNAIASGQAEAALVVGAEKMCVPEFGLINSGETELDTQLGLVAPASFALRAVRHSHEFGTSAEQLAAVAVKNRRHAGMNPLAYFRKPITLEEVLAAPMIVDPLTRLQCCPIADGAAAVVLGSNSLAGSNRRAVSINAATLCTGSYESPQNMTLWETDYRGCRLAYEKAGIGPEDLDVVECHDAFTISEILHYEALGLCPPGEGGRMVLGGQTALGGRIPVNVSGGLLSRGHPVAATGVVQICEIITQLRQEAGARQVEGARIGLAHCMGGDKAGDTKSCTVSIFSN; this is translated from the coding sequence ATGGCTTCAGTAGCGGTTCTGGGGATCGGGATCATCCCCTTCGGCAAACATCCGGAACAGACCGTGGTGGAAATGGCCGTCCAATCCGCCTATCTGGCCGTCAAGGACGCCGGCATCAGGCCCGGGCAAGTAGAAGCCGGCTTTTTTGCCAATGTCCTGGCCGGAAGATTATTCGGTGACGGCACTATCGGACAAAACATCTTCTGGGAAATCGGCATCAATAAGATACCGGTTGTTAATGTGGAAAACGCCTGCACCTCCGGCTCCACGGCTTTTTATCTGGCCTATAATGCCATTGCCTCCGGCCAGGCGGAAGCGGCCCTGGTCGTCGGAGCCGAGAAGATGTGCGTCCCAGAATTCGGCCTTATTAATTCCGGGGAGACCGAACTGGATACGCAGCTCGGTCTGGTAGCCCCGGCCAGCTTTGCCCTCCGGGCCGTTCGCCATAGCCATGAATTCGGCACCAGCGCCGAACAATTAGCCGCCGTGGCCGTTAAAAATCGTCGCCATGCCGGGATGAATCCCCTGGCCTATTTCCGGAAACCGATCACCCTGGAGGAAGTCCTGGCCGCCCCGATGATTGTCGATCCTCTGACCCGATTGCAATGCTGTCCCATTGCCGACGGGGCGGCTGCTGTGGTCCTCGGCTCCAATTCCCTGGCCGGGTCCAACCGCCGGGCCGTCTCTATCAATGCAGCCACTTTGTGCACCGGCAGTTATGAGAGCCCGCAAAATATGACCCTTTGGGAGACGGACTACCGGGGCTGCCGCCTGGCCTATGAAAAAGCCGGGATCGGACCGGAGGATCTGGACGTGGTGGAATGCCATGACGCCTTCACCATCTCCGAAATTCTCCACTATGAGGCCCTGGGGTTATGTCCGCCCGGTGAAGGGGGAAGGATGGTCTTAGGTGGTCAGACCGCCCTGGGTGGACGGATTCCGGTAAACGTCTCCGGGGGTCTTTTGAGCCGGGGGCATCCGGTGGCGGCCACCGGGGTGGTCCAGATCTGCGAAATTATCACCCAACTCCGCCAGGAGGCCGGAGCCCGTCAAGTCGAGGGGGCCCGAATCGGTCTGGCCCATTGCATGGGCGGGGACAAGGCCGGGGATACCAAGTCCTGCACGGTATCGATTTTTTCGAACTAA
- a CDS encoding OB-fold domain-containing protein, giving the protein MESEIVDHISPFFPGIFTPPPYHQAPPRLLGGFCPACGDYSFPRPKFCRRCLGGVEETDLGSEGTLYSFTVIRTKPPLGLPQPYSVGYIDLKGKDLRIFGLLDPKAIERLRIGLPMRLAVDPLGHDGRGSPRLRPYFTPQEKKK; this is encoded by the coding sequence CTTCTTTCCGGGGATCTTTACCCCGCCGCCATACCATCAGGCTCCGCCGCGGTTGTTGGGAGGATTTTGCCCGGCCTGTGGGGACTACTCTTTTCCGAGGCCTAAATTTTGTCGCCGCTGCCTGGGCGGGGTCGAAGAAACTGATCTCGGGTCGGAAGGGACTTTGTATAGTTTTACGGTCATCCGGACCAAACCCCCTTTAGGGTTACCCCAGCCCTACTCCGTCGGCTATATCGATTTGAAAGGAAAGGACCTGCGGATTTTTGGTCTCCTGGACCCCAAGGCCATAGAGCGGCTGCGAATAGGTTTACCCATGCGCCTGGCTGTGGATCCATTAGGTCACGATGGCCGCGGTTCGCCACGTTTACGCCCCTATTTCACCCCGCAGGAAAAAAAAAAATGA